Proteins found in one Pueribacillus theae genomic segment:
- a CDS encoding response regulator — MKFTIERTIKIILVDDHPLFREGVKRILEMEPNFEVVAEGNDGKEVVELVQQYLPDVVLLDINMPEVNGVEATRQLMQKVPGTKVIILSIHDDEAYVTHAVKTGAAGYLLKEMDADALIEAVKVVAEGGAYVHPKVTHNLVNEYRRLASQGMEGLEIGFKEIEYRKPLHLLTRRECEVLQLLADGKSNRGIGKALYISEKTVKNHVSNILQKMNVNDRTQAVVEAIKKGWVKVR, encoded by the coding sequence ATGAAGTTTACAATTGAACGAACGATTAAAATTATTTTAGTTGATGATCATCCGTTGTTTCGGGAAGGCGTCAAACGAATTTTGGAAATGGAGCCAAATTTTGAAGTCGTAGCGGAAGGCAACGATGGAAAAGAAGTGGTGGAACTCGTTCAACAGTATCTACCTGATGTTGTTCTCCTTGATATTAATATGCCAGAAGTGAACGGAGTTGAGGCAACACGGCAATTGATGCAAAAGGTGCCCGGTACGAAGGTTATCATCTTATCGATCCATGACGATGAAGCTTATGTTACGCACGCGGTAAAAACAGGTGCTGCAGGATATTTGTTAAAGGAAATGGATGCCGATGCGCTGATTGAGGCGGTAAAAGTTGTCGCAGAAGGCGGTGCATACGTCCACCCGAAAGTAACTCACAACTTGGTGAACGAATATCGCCGCTTAGCATCTCAAGGGATGGAAGGATTGGAAATAGGATTTAAAGAAATTGAGTACCGGAAGCCGCTCCACTTATTAACGAGGAGAGAATGCGAAGTGCTGCAGCTTCTTGCTGACGGAAAAAGCAACCGCGGCATAGGAAAAGCGTTATACATAAGCGAAAAAACGGTGAAAAACCACGTGTCGAACATTCTTCAAAAAATGAATGTCAACGATCGGACCCAGGCGGTTGTTGAAGCGATTAAAAAAGGCTGGGTGAAAGTAAGGTAA
- a CDS encoding DegV family protein, with protein sequence MAKTAVITDSTSYIDRSKRQENNIFMIPLNVIFGSDSYREEIELKTSDFYNKMRNIEELPKTSQPAVGEFVELYERLGKEYNEIVVITLSSGISGTYQSALSAVDLAENVKVYVFDSEISCAAQGFYVLEASKMAQSGKSGEEIISRLNDIKRKGIKAYFMVDDLTNLKLGGRLSGAQAFFGGLLKIKPVLAFEDKVIQPFEKIRTRKKAIRRLFEIFDNDAKTGETIHAAVIHATCPDDAAEIKEELETKYRNATVEMGYFGPVIGTHLGEGAIGLTWYKP encoded by the coding sequence ATGGCCAAGACGGCTGTCATAACAGATAGCACATCTTATATTGATCGTTCGAAACGGCAAGAGAATAACATTTTCATGATTCCTCTGAATGTCATATTCGGTTCGGATTCTTATCGTGAAGAGATTGAATTGAAAACAAGTGACTTTTATAACAAAATGCGCAACATTGAAGAGTTGCCGAAGACGTCCCAGCCGGCTGTCGGCGAATTCGTTGAACTGTACGAGCGGCTTGGAAAGGAATATAACGAGATTGTTGTCATTACACTTTCAAGCGGGATTAGCGGTACATACCAGTCAGCCCTTTCTGCAGTTGATCTTGCCGAAAATGTGAAGGTGTACGTGTTTGATTCAGAAATTAGCTGTGCTGCCCAAGGCTTTTACGTTTTGGAAGCTTCCAAAATGGCACAGTCAGGAAAAAGCGGAGAAGAGATCATCAGCCGTTTAAACGACATAAAAAGAAAAGGCATCAAAGCGTATTTTATGGTCGATGATTTAACAAATTTGAAGCTTGGCGGAAGGTTATCCGGGGCACAGGCATTTTTTGGCGGCTTGCTTAAAATTAAACCCGTTTTAGCGTTTGAAGATAAAGTTATTCAACCATTTGAAAAAATCCGTACGCGCAAAAAGGCGATTCGCAGGCTTTTTGAGATTTTTGACAATGACGCAAAAACCGGAGAAACCATCCATGCAGCAGTTATTCATGCCACCTGTCCAGATGATGCGGCTGAAATAAAGGAAGAGCTGGAAACCAAGTATCGGAATGCCACAGTTGAGATGGGCTACTTCGGCCCGGTAATCGGTACTCATTTGGGTGAAGGAGCCATTGGATTAACATGGTACAAACCATAA